The Xanthomonas sp. DAR 34887 genome has a segment encoding these proteins:
- the glnE gene encoding bifunctional [glutamate--ammonia ligase]-adenylyl-L-tyrosine phosphorylase/[glutamate--ammonia-ligase] adenylyltransferase, whose translation MPASSPLVPDTLQPLLDRNLARLRQATGARPWPDRPGFDADLQRAVLASDFLLDTLCRQPPLLEHLAQPDPPPLPVPQLDPAQPAAWPAQLRRYRAAASARLVWRDVLGLDDVDATLAGSTQLAETCLGIALQALEGEFATRHGVVRAADGSAQRLVVFGLGKLGGGELNFSSDVDLVYAYPQGGESDGARALAAEEYFARLGQRLARLLDETTADGFSHRVDLRLRPFGTAGRVALSFAGMDHYFQREGRDWERYAWLKARAVAGDIAAGEDWLQTLRPFVYRRYLDFTALDGLREMKAAITAEVARHDRLDDIKRGPGGIREIEFLVQSLQLIRGGREPALRERRLLPALQALVAGAQVAAEDGAALAHAYRFLRQVENRLQMLRDAQTHALPEDPLDRARIALGLGYADWAQLYAALQVQRDRVAAEFAELLAPRVQAVAPDALASYWRGLPDDADAQVLAAAGFADAEGADQALRGFVQSLGVRTLSDAARARLDRVLPALLHAAARSPQADAALHRVLGLLQAILRRASYLALLDEQPSALARLVDVLARSAFLSERLVAYPLLLDELLDSRVAGPMPDRTAMQRLCDSAVAAAGDDPEAALRGLNEARQALSFRIALAALDRRQPAVHSARQLAELAEAVVLTVLRLARGELAAAHGEVPGGSFAIVGYGSLGGIELGIGSDLDLVFLYDHAAGAEASTGPRPLESGRWFARLAQKVIALLGAVTGGGRLYDIDVRLRPDGGKGALVSSLASYTEYQRERAWTWEHQALVRARGVAGDAALLQHFEQVRAQTLARPRDAAQLREDVVKMRARMRAELDRSDAARFDLKQGAGGLVDLEFLLQAGVLLGAAQHPELTVPRTTPALIDALAASGWVAAERAQRLHVAHDTLVDAGLSCTLDRRPRLTARTAALDAARAAIRDAAAALQLAFVDGRDTAAAP comes from the coding sequence GCTCGAGCACCTGGCGCAGCCCGATCCGCCGCCGCTGCCGGTGCCGCAGCTGGATCCGGCGCAGCCGGCGGCGTGGCCGGCGCAACTGCGCCGCTATCGCGCGGCGGCCTCGGCGCGGCTGGTGTGGCGCGACGTGCTGGGCCTGGACGATGTCGATGCGACCCTGGCCGGCAGCACGCAGTTGGCCGAGACCTGCCTGGGCATCGCGTTGCAGGCGCTGGAAGGCGAATTCGCCACGCGCCACGGCGTGGTCCGTGCCGCCGACGGCAGCGCGCAGCGGCTGGTGGTGTTCGGCCTGGGCAAGCTCGGCGGCGGCGAGCTGAACTTCTCCTCGGACGTGGACCTGGTCTACGCCTATCCGCAGGGCGGCGAATCCGATGGCGCGCGTGCGCTGGCCGCCGAGGAATACTTCGCGCGCCTCGGCCAGCGCCTGGCGCGGCTGCTGGACGAGACCACCGCCGATGGTTTCTCACACCGCGTGGACCTGCGCCTGCGCCCGTTCGGCACGGCTGGGCGGGTGGCGCTGTCGTTCGCCGGCATGGACCACTACTTCCAGCGCGAGGGCCGCGACTGGGAGCGCTATGCATGGCTGAAGGCGCGCGCGGTGGCCGGCGACATCGCCGCCGGCGAGGACTGGCTGCAGACGCTGCGCCCGTTCGTGTACCGGCGCTACCTCGACTTCACCGCACTGGATGGATTGCGCGAGATGAAGGCGGCGATCACCGCCGAAGTCGCGCGCCACGATCGCCTCGACGACATCAAGCGCGGTCCCGGCGGCATCCGCGAGATCGAATTCCTGGTGCAGTCGCTGCAACTGATCCGCGGCGGCCGCGAACCGGCGCTGCGCGAGCGCCGCCTGTTGCCCGCGCTGCAGGCGTTGGTCGCCGGCGCCCAGGTCGCGGCCGAGGATGGCGCGGCGCTGGCCCACGCGTACCGCTTCCTGCGCCAGGTCGAAAACCGCCTGCAGATGCTGCGCGACGCGCAGACCCATGCGCTGCCGGAAGATCCGCTGGATCGCGCGCGCATCGCGCTCGGTCTCGGCTATGCCGATTGGGCGCAGCTGTATGCCGCGTTGCAGGTGCAGCGCGACCGCGTCGCCGCCGAATTCGCCGAGTTGCTGGCGCCGCGGGTACAGGCCGTGGCGCCGGATGCGCTGGCCAGCTACTGGCGCGGCCTGCCGGACGACGCCGACGCGCAGGTGTTGGCCGCCGCCGGCTTCGCCGATGCCGAGGGCGCCGACCAGGCGCTGCGCGGCTTCGTGCAATCGCTGGGCGTGCGCACGCTGTCGGACGCGGCGCGCGCGCGGCTGGATCGGGTGCTGCCGGCCTTGCTGCACGCCGCCGCGCGTTCGCCGCAGGCCGATGCCGCGTTGCACCGCGTGCTCGGCCTGCTGCAGGCGATCCTGCGCCGCGCCAGCTATCTGGCCTTGCTCGACGAACAGCCCAGCGCGCTGGCGCGGTTGGTCGACGTGCTGGCGCGCAGCGCGTTCCTGTCCGAACGTTTGGTCGCGTATCCGCTGCTGCTGGACGAACTGCTCGACAGCCGCGTTGCCGGGCCGATGCCGGATCGGACGGCGATGCAGCGGCTGTGCGACAGCGCGGTCGCCGCTGCCGGCGACGATCCGGAAGCCGCCCTGCGCGGCCTCAACGAAGCGCGCCAGGCACTGAGTTTCCGCATCGCGTTGGCCGCGCTGGATCGGCGCCAACCGGCGGTGCACAGCGCCCGCCAACTCGCCGAACTGGCCGAAGCGGTGGTGTTGACCGTGTTGCGCCTGGCCCGCGGCGAGTTGGCCGCCGCCCATGGCGAAGTGCCGGGCGGCAGCTTCGCGATCGTCGGCTACGGCAGCCTCGGCGGCATCGAACTGGGCATCGGCTCGGACCTGGACCTGGTGTTCCTGTACGACCATGCCGCCGGCGCGGAGGCCTCCACCGGGCCGCGTCCGCTGGAGAGCGGGCGCTGGTTCGCGCGCCTGGCGCAGAAGGTGATCGCCTTGCTCGGTGCGGTCACCGGCGGCGGCCGCCTGTACGACATCGACGTGCGCCTGCGCCCGGACGGCGGCAAGGGCGCGCTGGTATCGTCGCTGGCCAGCTATACCGAGTACCAGCGCGAGCGCGCCTGGACCTGGGAACACCAGGCGCTGGTGCGCGCGCGCGGCGTGGCCGGCGATGCCGCGTTGCTGCAGCACTTCGAGCAGGTGCGGGCGCAGACCCTGGCGCGCCCGCGCGATGCGGCGCAGCTGCGCGAGGACGTGGTGAAAATGCGCGCGCGCATGCGCGCCGAGCTGGACCGCAGCGATGCCGCGCGTTTCGACCTGAAGCAGGGCGCCGGCGGCCTGGTCGACCTGGAATTCCTGCTGCAGGCCGGGGTGCTGCTCGGCGCCGCGCAGCATCCCGAGCTGACCGTGCCGCGCACGACGCCCGCATTGATCGACGCGCTGGCCGCCAGCGGCTGGGTGGCCGCGGAGCGCGCGCAGCGCCTGCATGTCGCGCACGACACATTGGTGGACGCAGGCCTGTCCTGCACGCTGGACCGGCGCCCGCGCTTGACCGCGCGCACCGCGGCGCTCGACGCGGCGCGCGCGGCGATCCGCGATGCGGCGGCGGCGCTGCAGCTTGCGTTCGTGGACGGGCGCGACACCGCGGCAGCGCCGTGA
- a CDS encoding YceI family protein, with protein sequence MNKTRKLLLPLALALAVVVAQPATTAFAAPAAAAATAIKGTTGTYKLDPSHTDVLVQWNHLGFSNPTAHFGDVDGTLVYNAENVGKSSVQVTLPLSGLNSFTAKFDEHLKSADFFDAAKFPTATFKSTKVTAAGTNKLSVAGDLTIKGITKPVVLAVTLNGAGPHPMKKVPALGFDASTTIKRSDFGLGAYVPNVSDEVKIRITTEALQDAK encoded by the coding sequence ATGAACAAGACCCGCAAACTGCTGCTTCCGCTCGCCCTGGCGCTGGCCGTCGTCGTCGCCCAGCCCGCCACCACCGCCTTCGCCGCGCCGGCCGCCGCGGCCGCCACCGCGATCAAGGGCACCACCGGCACCTACAAGCTCGACCCGTCGCACACCGACGTGCTGGTGCAGTGGAACCACCTCGGCTTCTCCAATCCCACCGCGCACTTCGGCGACGTCGACGGCACGCTGGTGTACAACGCCGAGAACGTGGGCAAGTCCAGCGTCCAGGTGACCCTGCCGCTGTCGGGCCTCAACAGCTTCACCGCCAAGTTCGACGAACACCTGAAGAGCGCCGATTTCTTCGACGCCGCCAAGTTCCCGACCGCCACCTTCAAGAGCACCAAGGTGACCGCCGCCGGCACCAACAAGCTGAGCGTGGCCGGCGACCTGACCATCAAGGGCATCACCAAGCCGGTCGTGCTGGCGGTGACGCTCAACGGTGCCGGTCCGCACCCGATGAAGAAGGTGCCGGCGCTGGGCTTCGACGCCAGCACCACGATCAAGCGCAGCGACTTCGGCCTGGGCGCCTACGTGCCGAACGTCAGCGACGAGGTCAAGATCCGCATCACCACCGAGGCGCTGCAGGACGCGAAGTAA
- a CDS encoding TonB-dependent receptor has protein sequence MPRPYPLAAALALVLSSYATHVAAADAAAVDAAAADAGADASVRQLDAVSVIGQGETRQVQRITRQDVAVLPPGTSIQKLLNRIPGVNVQSNDAFGANEESQTVSLRGFNGTRLGYTLDGLPLGDNAYGNYNGLNISRALIAENFGGVELASGIGSLGTASTSNLGGTVQYFSDDPSTVTGVRLSQTFGSDQNRRTYLRLDTGEHNGFSAYLSGIYASADMWAPPDSPTHTAQFNGKGVYQFEGGKITAFVDTSRTSQADYAYLSKSGLHRGLGWDWNLYAPDWQRALAAAYCAPATRDASRCGYSGGVDNIDDAYYQSRALRNDDLYYLAGDFQPSDAVSVHTQVYHHENEGQGHWWSPGQPSYPGTPQALPISIRSTNYTINRTGGIASLGWDLGPHHLEAGVWYERNKHHVERNFYWIDGPIDDDIFLSDPNRRLFSQDYTITTKQAYVQGTFKLLDERLTLDVGAKSPHTTMTARETPGIAVESPVANGELKASKALLPQAGVRYRLAEGQEVFASYAENIAAFQGGGASGPLLVTQASFDASVGALEPEKSKTVEAGYRLVRDQFEASLVGYDVTFDNRLLSLNPCPSIQQGTTPACTTRFFNVGSVSSRGGELTFIWKPTAHLQWYNSASINRSTYDDNYVQNGVVIPTAGKYTVDTPKRMLTSEISWNWNGWNANLRGKYTGQRYYTYTNDQGFGGYTAFDAGTGYDFGAVSFLQDLKLSLNVTNLTDKRYASNLTAFSNSDPNGRSLAFHASAPRQVFLTLDARF, from the coding sequence ATGCCTCGTCCCTACCCGCTCGCCGCCGCGCTGGCGCTCGTTCTGTCGTCCTACGCCACCCACGTCGCCGCGGCGGATGCGGCCGCTGTCGATGCCGCTGCGGCCGACGCAGGCGCCGACGCTTCGGTGCGACAGCTCGATGCAGTGTCGGTGATCGGCCAGGGCGAGACCCGCCAGGTGCAGCGCATCACGCGCCAGGACGTGGCGGTGCTGCCCCCGGGCACCAGCATCCAGAAGCTGCTCAACCGCATTCCCGGCGTCAACGTGCAGTCCAACGACGCCTTCGGCGCCAACGAGGAATCGCAGACGGTGAGCCTGCGCGGCTTCAACGGCACGCGCCTGGGCTACACGCTCGACGGCCTGCCGCTGGGCGACAACGCCTACGGCAACTACAACGGCCTGAACATCAGCCGCGCGCTGATCGCCGAGAACTTCGGCGGCGTGGAGCTGGCCTCGGGCATCGGCAGCCTGGGCACGGCGTCCACCAGCAATCTCGGCGGCACCGTACAGTATTTCTCGGACGATCCGTCCACCGTAACCGGCGTGCGCCTGTCGCAGACGTTCGGCTCGGACCAGAACCGCCGCACCTACCTGCGCCTGGATACCGGCGAGCACAACGGCTTTTCGGCGTATCTGTCCGGCATCTACGCCAGCGCCGACATGTGGGCCCCGCCGGACTCGCCGACCCACACCGCGCAGTTCAACGGCAAGGGCGTGTACCAGTTCGAAGGCGGCAAGATCACCGCCTTCGTCGATACCTCGCGCACCTCGCAGGCCGACTACGCCTACCTGTCCAAGAGCGGCCTGCACCGCGGCCTGGGCTGGGACTGGAACCTGTACGCGCCGGACTGGCAGCGCGCGCTGGCCGCGGCCTACTGCGCGCCGGCTACCCGCGACGCCAGCCGCTGCGGCTACAGCGGCGGTGTGGACAATATCGACGACGCCTATTACCAGAGCCGCGCGCTGCGCAACGACGACCTGTATTACCTCGCCGGCGATTTCCAGCCGTCGGATGCGGTGAGCGTGCACACCCAGGTCTACCACCACGAAAACGAAGGCCAGGGCCACTGGTGGTCGCCGGGGCAGCCCTCCTACCCGGGCACGCCGCAGGCGCTGCCGATCTCGATCCGCAGCACCAACTACACCATCAACCGCACCGGCGGCATCGCCTCGCTGGGCTGGGACCTGGGCCCGCACCACCTGGAAGCCGGCGTGTGGTACGAGCGCAACAAGCACCACGTGGAGCGCAATTTCTACTGGATCGATGGCCCGATCGACGACGACATCTTCCTGAGCGATCCGAACCGTCGGCTGTTCTCGCAGGACTACACGATCACCACCAAGCAGGCCTATGTGCAGGGCACCTTCAAGCTGCTCGACGAGCGCCTGACCCTGGACGTGGGCGCGAAGAGCCCGCACACCACGATGACCGCGCGCGAGACGCCCGGGATCGCGGTCGAATCGCCGGTCGCCAATGGCGAGCTCAAGGCGAGCAAGGCGCTGCTGCCGCAGGCAGGCGTGCGCTATCGCCTGGCCGAAGGGCAGGAAGTGTTCGCCTCCTACGCCGAGAACATCGCCGCGTTCCAGGGCGGCGGCGCCAGCGGCCCGCTGCTGGTCACCCAGGCCTCGTTCGACGCCAGCGTCGGCGCGCTGGAGCCGGAGAAATCGAAGACCGTCGAAGCCGGCTACCGCCTGGTGCGCGACCAGTTCGAGGCCTCGCTGGTCGGCTACGACGTGACCTTCGACAACCGCCTGCTTTCGCTCAACCCCTGCCCGAGCATCCAGCAGGGCACCACGCCGGCATGCACCACGCGCTTCTTCAACGTCGGCTCGGTCAGCAGCCGCGGCGGCGAGCTGACCTTCATCTGGAAGCCGACCGCGCACCTGCAGTGGTACAACTCGGCCTCGATCAACCGCTCCACCTACGACGACAACTACGTGCAGAACGGCGTGGTCATCCCCACCGCCGGCAAGTACACGGTGGACACGCCCAAGCGCATGCTCACCAGCGAGATCAGCTGGAACTGGAACGGCTGGAACGCGAACCTGCGCGGCAAGTACACCGGCCAGCGCTACTACACCTACACCAACGACCAGGGCTTCGGCGGCTACACCGCGTTCGACGCCGGCACCGGCTACGACTTCGGCGCGGTGTCGTTCCTGCAGGACCTGAAGCTCTCGCTCAACGTGACCAACCTGACCGACAAGCGCTACGCCTCCAACCTCACTGCGTTCAGCAACAGCGATCCGAACGGGCGCTCGCTGGCCTTCCACGCCAGCGCGCCGCGGCAGGTGTTCTTGACCCTGGACGCGCGCTTCTGA
- a CDS encoding mitochondrial fission ELM1 family protein: MKRSGVPWAISDGRAGNARQAEALAAALAGPTLSPTAALVLHPHTPWRWLAPRRLPGAAQAYGPAFAEVLRQPPTLAIGCGRQAALATRLLRARGSAVVQVLDPRLSPRHWDVVVVPEHDRLRGDNVLTLLGSLHPIDDAWLAAGRAAFPHFGALPSPRTALLVGGPAALAPWTADAAAAMFGHLAAQLRDTGGSVLASASRRTPPAVAAALRHAFAGVPGVVWCGEGDGANPYAGLLGWAERIVCTPDSVNLLSEACATRVPVAVAMPTSARGRARDFHAALRARGRLREEGLGASGGACEPLRETARIAAQVRTLLGLGGG, encoded by the coding sequence GTGAAACGATCGGGCGTGCCTTGGGCGATTAGCGACGGCCGCGCCGGCAACGCGCGCCAGGCGGAGGCGCTCGCCGCGGCGCTGGCTGGGCCCACCCTATCGCCCACCGCGGCGTTGGTGCTGCACCCGCACACGCCCTGGCGCTGGCTGGCGCCGCGGCGGTTGCCCGGTGCAGCGCAGGCCTATGGCCCCGCCTTCGCCGAAGTGCTGCGGCAACCGCCCACGCTGGCGATCGGCTGCGGCCGCCAGGCGGCGCTGGCGACGCGGCTGCTGCGCGCACGCGGCAGCGCCGTGGTGCAGGTGCTGGATCCGCGCCTGTCGCCGCGACACTGGGACGTGGTGGTGGTGCCCGAACACGATCGCCTGCGCGGCGACAACGTGCTCACCCTGCTCGGCAGCCTGCATCCGATCGACGATGCCTGGCTGGCCGCCGGACGCGCGGCGTTCCCGCACTTCGGCGCGCTGCCGTCGCCGCGCACCGCGTTGCTGGTCGGCGGCCCCGCCGCGCTTGCGCCGTGGACCGCCGATGCGGCGGCAGCGATGTTCGGACACTTGGCGGCGCAGTTGCGCGACACCGGCGGCAGCGTGCTCGCCAGCGCCTCGCGACGCACGCCGCCGGCCGTGGCCGCCGCGCTGCGTCACGCATTCGCCGGCGTGCCCGGGGTGGTCTGGTGCGGCGAAGGCGACGGTGCAAACCCCTACGCCGGCCTGCTGGGCTGGGCCGAGCGCATCGTGTGCACGCCCGATTCGGTGAACCTGCTGTCGGAAGCCTGCGCCACGCGGGTGCCGGTGGCGGTGGCGATGCCGACGTCCGCGCGCGGTCGCGCACGCGACTTCCATGCGGCGCTGCGCGCGCGTGGCCGCTTGCGTGAGGAGGGGCTGGGAGCAAGCGGCGGCGCCTGCGAGCCGTTGCGCGAAACCGCACGTATCGCGGCGCAGGTGCGCACGCTGCTGGGATTGGGCGGCGGGTAG
- a CDS encoding glycerophosphodiester phosphodiesterase: protein MMKPMVWMLGCSMALSSLTAAADNAAAPGAQKPLVIGHRGASALRPEHTLASYAKAIADGADFIEPDLVSTKDGALVARHENEIGATTDVAAHPEFAARKTAKQIDGQRVEGWFTEDFTLAELKTLRARERLPQLRGTAFDGQFQLLTFDEIIDFAAAESAARGRQIGLIPEIKHGTYFQSLGLAMEDKVLATLDAHAYTRSAPVIVQSFEIGNLHYLHRQLGDIHPNVRLVQLLGDPKERPGDQLRDGPTYAQMGSAQGLRAIAKYAQLVSPSLRAIVPLDADGALAAPTAFVADAHAAGLQVVPYTFRPENYFLPKRLQDTRGPAAVNAAGSIAEMRAFIAAGVDAFFTDDPALGRAAVDGTAAPSGR from the coding sequence ATGATGAAACCCATGGTCTGGATGCTGGGATGTTCGATGGCGCTGTCGTCGCTGACCGCCGCGGCCGACAACGCCGCGGCTCCGGGTGCGCAAAAGCCGCTGGTGATCGGTCACCGCGGCGCCAGCGCGCTGCGCCCCGAACACACGCTGGCCTCATATGCGAAGGCGATCGCCGACGGCGCCGACTTCATCGAGCCGGACCTGGTCTCGACCAAGGACGGCGCCTTGGTGGCGCGCCACGAGAACGAGATCGGCGCCACCACCGATGTCGCCGCGCATCCGGAATTCGCCGCGCGCAAGACGGCCAAGCAGATCGATGGGCAGCGCGTGGAAGGCTGGTTCACCGAAGACTTCACCCTGGCCGAACTGAAGACGCTGCGCGCGCGCGAGCGCCTGCCGCAATTGCGTGGCACCGCCTTCGACGGCCAGTTCCAGTTGCTCACCTTCGACGAGATCATCGATTTCGCCGCGGCCGAGTCGGCCGCGCGCGGGCGCCAGATCGGGCTGATTCCGGAGATCAAGCACGGCACTTATTTCCAGTCGCTGGGCCTGGCGATGGAAGACAAGGTGCTGGCCACGCTGGACGCGCATGCGTACACGCGCAGCGCGCCGGTGATCGTGCAGTCGTTCGAGATCGGCAACCTGCACTACCTGCACCGCCAGCTCGGCGATATCCATCCGAACGTACGCCTGGTGCAGTTGCTGGGCGATCCGAAGGAGCGCCCGGGCGACCAGCTGCGCGATGGCCCGACCTATGCGCAGATGGGCAGCGCGCAGGGCCTGCGCGCGATCGCCAAGTACGCGCAGCTGGTCAGCCCCAGCCTGCGCGCCATCGTTCCGCTCGATGCCGACGGCGCGCTGGCCGCGCCCACCGCCTTCGTCGCCGACGCGCATGCGGCCGGACTGCAGGTGGTGCCGTACACGTTCCGCCCGGAGAACTACTTCCTGCCCAAGCGGTTGCAGGACACCCGCGGCCCGGCGGCGGTGAATGCCGCCGGCAGCATCGCCGAGATGCGCGCGTTCATTGCAGCGGGCGTGGATGCCTTCTTCACCGACGACCCGGCGCTTGGCCGCGCGGCGGTGGATGGGACGGCGGCGCCGAGCGGGCGCTAA
- a CDS encoding queuosine precursor transporter → MGAVVLLSNVLVQFPINDWLTWGAFSYPLAFLVSNLINRRFGPRAARRVAWCGFALAVLLSIWIATPRIAAASCLAFIAAQLLDIAVFDRLRRGRWWRAPIVATTCSATLDTTIFWSIAFAGSALPWVSWAAGDLAVKLGIGVFLLAPFRALLWRMAPTR, encoded by the coding sequence ATGGGCGCGGTGGTGCTGCTGTCCAACGTGCTGGTGCAGTTCCCGATCAACGACTGGCTGACCTGGGGCGCCTTCAGCTATCCGCTGGCGTTTTTGGTCAGCAATCTGATCAATCGGCGCTTCGGCCCGCGCGCGGCGCGACGCGTGGCCTGGTGCGGCTTCGCGCTGGCGGTGCTGCTGTCGATCTGGATCGCCACGCCGCGCATCGCCGCCGCCTCGTGCCTGGCGTTCATCGCCGCGCAGTTGCTGGACATTGCCGTGTTCGACCGCCTGCGCCGCGGCCGCTGGTGGCGCGCGCCGATCGTGGCCACCACCTGCAGCGCGACGCTGGACACGACGATCTTCTGGTCGATCGCCTTCGCCGGCTCGGCGCTGCCGTGGGTCAGCTGGGCGGCCGGCGATCTGGCGGTGAAGCTGGGCATCGGCGTGTTCCTGCTGGCGCCGTTCCGCGCGCTGCTGTGGCGGATGGCACCGACACGCTGA
- a CDS encoding malonic semialdehyde reductase, which produces MSDALHDAALDQLFRTARTQNAFRDTPVGEDTLRALYDLLKWGPTAANGSPARFVFVTSAAGKEKLKPALSEGNLAKTLAAPVTVIVAHDEDFHEKLPYLFPHADAKSWFDGPREGRRESAFRNGTLQGAYLILAARSLGLDAGPMSGFDNAKVDDAFFAGTAIKSNFLVNLGYGDPAGLFPRLPRLSFDEAARIE; this is translated from the coding sequence ATGTCCGACGCTCTGCACGATGCCGCCCTGGATCAACTGTTCCGTACCGCCCGCACCCAGAACGCCTTCCGCGACACGCCCGTTGGCGAAGACACCCTGCGCGCCCTGTACGACCTGCTGAAGTGGGGCCCGACCGCGGCCAACGGCAGCCCGGCGCGGTTCGTGTTCGTGACCTCGGCGGCGGGCAAGGAGAAACTCAAGCCGGCGCTGTCCGAAGGCAACCTGGCCAAGACCCTGGCCGCGCCGGTGACGGTGATCGTCGCCCACGACGAGGACTTCCACGAGAAGCTGCCGTATCTGTTCCCGCATGCCGACGCCAAGAGCTGGTTCGACGGCCCGCGCGAAGGCCGCCGCGAGTCGGCGTTCCGCAACGGCACGCTGCAGGGCGCCTACCTGATCCTGGCCGCGCGTTCGCTGGGCCTGGATGCCGGCCCGATGTCCGGCTTCGACAACGCCAAGGTCGATGACGCCTTCTTCGCCGGCACCGCGATCAAGTCCAACTTCCTGGTCAACCTGGGCTATGGCGATCCTGCCGGCCTGTTCCCGCGCCTGCCGCGGCTGAGTTTCGACGAGGCTGCGCGCATCGAGTAA